The Sulfolobus islandicus Y.N.15.51 sequence TTAACATTTCCATGGGTTATCATCTCATATCCCAAATATAGATTTTACTGCATTAATTCCGTATATAGACCATATGGCTAAAACCAAAATTATAAGCGAAATTAGAATTGACATTGCACCTAAACTATGCTCATTTCTCTCCATGAAATAAACTCCCAGGAGCAAAAATATTATTATAATAACTCCTAGCGCAAGGTAACCAGCACTATTTAATGCTTGTCCGTTATTTAACGGTGAAATATAATAGGGAAAAGCAATGACTCCCAATATACCAATAATTAAAATAAATATTAGAATCAAAATTACATAGCTATTTATAACCTCGTTGTAAAGTCTGTTATACTTTTTTGGCATGATATTACTTCACCATGGGACATTTTTAATTTTTAGCAAATAAGCAACGTAGTTTGTCCCTTGATGCAAAAAGAAAGCTAATCCACATATGAACAAAAACTGATACCACGTAATATTTACACGCATCAACACAAGTATTAGAGAAGCTCCTAAGACAAAATCTAATTGATCTAAACCTAAAACTCTTCCACCCCTAGGTATACCAAGTCTCCTCTTTATGAAGGCACCAATCATATCCCCTATCATTGCGAATAAGGACTCTAAAAACGATATAAGAGTCCACTCAGCTGTAAAAAATTTAGATATAATAACACCTACTGTAGTACCGAAAGTTAATGCAACAATTAGACCCTCAAAGGTCTTCCCATCTCCAAATAGTCTCCTCCCATCTACGAAATTCTTACCAAAATCTATTGGAGTCCCCCTTTTAATGAATGGACCACTTCCATTAGCGATAAATGCAGGTAGATATATGAGAATTGATAATAAAAGATCGTATGCTATAGACAACCAATTACACCCCTTTCAGTTATCTTAAATTTACATCTCCTAAGGTTACCTATAATATAAGATTTAGTAATCCTCAAAACATCATCGGAGAACTTTCGCATAAATTTTTCCCCAGCCACCTTATTATTGGCTGATACTTCCCAAACTAATAGAATTTTTACGTTAGACTGGGCGAT is a genomic window containing:
- a CDS encoding CDP-2,3-bis-(O-geranylgeranyl)-sn-glycerol synthase, with amino-acid sequence MSIAYDLLLSILIYLPAFIANGSGPFIKRGTPIDFGKNFVDGRRLFGDGKTFEGLIVALTFGTTVGVIISKFFTAEWTLISFLESLFAMIGDMIGAFIKRRLGIPRGGRVLGLDQLDFVLGASLILVLMRVNITWYQFLFICGLAFFLHQGTNYVAYLLKIKNVPW